From Paenibacillus graminis, a single genomic window includes:
- a CDS encoding extracellular solute-binding protein, with product MNRAVKYVLPAVALVCLAACREGNAPAAGSGGTDTRATQAESAAYGRYEEPVVMRIGFKVPDSRLNTGDSNDNNPISRYLESLTNIKVIHSWEAKGEEAFTQKAQLAIDSNDLPDAMVVDRDQLKKLIDSDMIADLTETYKEYGSELIKDMYDSTQGEAPQDGMRNGRLYGLPNVAIHADSPSLLWVRQDWLDRVELPAPRTFEDIEAIAKAFIEQDPDGNGKRDTVGLSAYNNIVYGTKPHVNGLDTLFSALHAFPTNWIRDSRGNIVYGSITPEAKEALGKLADWYKRGLIDPDFALYKETQEPIISGKAGMFFGPWWMPYYPLSEAVALDTRAEWRAFAAPLDASGKFVTHMAPVTDRYLVVRKGYEHPEAVVKLLNAFTRLERRRDPNLEAVRSLDDFSAQTGIQPRAYYPFDLLIDYTDAIEKHYADMQQALHGKIDPDALDPDTHLLYDLWLADEEQPKKNLEGWKAANAYKYGVSVLSTTPIERVRSVFYGSTMHMRSHWPELQKLESETFLNIIVGDSPLSDFDLFAAKWKSLGGDAITQEVAQIVNSRDAGRQESESAGT from the coding sequence GTGAACAGAGCCGTCAAATATGTTCTTCCGGCTGTGGCGCTGGTCTGCCTCGCGGCCTGCCGGGAGGGGAATGCCCCAGCCGCAGGCTCAGGGGGTACAGACACTCGGGCAACTCAGGCGGAATCTGCTGCTTACGGGAGATATGAAGAGCCGGTAGTGATGCGGATCGGCTTCAAAGTGCCCGACTCCCGGCTCAATACGGGAGACAGCAATGATAATAATCCGATTTCCCGCTACTTGGAGAGTCTGACGAATATCAAGGTCATTCATTCCTGGGAAGCGAAAGGGGAAGAAGCTTTTACGCAAAAAGCGCAGCTGGCCATCGACAGCAACGATCTGCCTGACGCAATGGTTGTGGACAGGGACCAGCTGAAAAAATTGATCGATAGCGATATGATTGCGGATCTCACCGAAACCTATAAGGAGTACGGGTCTGAGCTGATCAAGGATATGTACGATTCGACCCAGGGCGAAGCGCCTCAGGATGGAATGCGGAACGGCAGGCTCTATGGCCTGCCCAACGTGGCGATCCATGCGGATTCGCCGTCCCTGCTGTGGGTCCGCCAGGATTGGCTGGACCGGGTGGAGCTGCCGGCTCCGCGCACCTTTGAAGATATTGAAGCCATCGCCAAGGCGTTTATCGAGCAAGACCCGGATGGCAACGGGAAGCGGGATACCGTTGGCCTTAGCGCATACAACAATATCGTGTACGGCACGAAGCCCCATGTCAACGGCTTGGACACCTTGTTCAGCGCATTACATGCGTTCCCTACCAATTGGATCAGGGACAGCCGGGGCAACATTGTCTATGGTTCGATCACCCCGGAGGCCAAGGAAGCGCTGGGCAAGCTGGCCGACTGGTATAAGCGGGGGTTGATTGACCCGGACTTTGCCCTGTATAAGGAAACGCAGGAGCCGATTATTTCCGGCAAAGCGGGGATGTTCTTCGGCCCGTGGTGGATGCCCTATTATCCCCTGTCGGAAGCGGTTGCCCTGGATACCAGGGCGGAATGGAGGGCCTTTGCCGCCCCGCTTGATGCCTCAGGCAAATTCGTAACTCATATGGCTCCGGTCACCGACCGCTATCTTGTCGTCCGCAAAGGCTATGAGCATCCCGAAGCTGTGGTGAAGCTGCTGAATGCGTTCACCCGGCTGGAACGGCGAAGAGATCCGAATCTGGAGGCGGTCCGGAGCCTGGATGATTTCTCGGCGCAGACCGGCATCCAGCCGAGGGCGTATTATCCTTTCGATCTGCTGATTGATTATACAGATGCCATTGAGAAGCATTATGCGGATATGCAGCAGGCACTCCATGGCAAGATTGATCCGGATGCTCTGGACCCGGACACTCATTTGTTGTATGATCTCTGGCTTGCCGATGAGGAGCAGCCCAAAAAAAATCTGGAGGGCTGGAAAGCGGCCAATGCCTACAAATACGGAGTCTCTGTATTATCCACAACCCCTATAGAGAGAGTGCGCAGTGTCTTTTACGGAAGCACAATGCATATGCGGAGCCATTGGCCCGAGCTGCAGAAGCTGGAGAGCGAGACCTTCCTGAACATTATTGTCGGCGATTCACCGCTCAGCGATTTTGACCTCTTTGCAGCCAAGTGGAAGAGCCTGGGCGGCGATGCCATTACCCAAGAGGTGGCGCAGATTGTGAACAGCAGGGATGCGGGGAGGCAGGAATCAGAATCAGCAGGAACTTGA
- a CDS encoding extracellular solute-binding protein, which yields MKFKKLPLILLSMVLVLASCGGGNGNSGKTNTAESTGKPAAQATDAAAGSAVPSDGALDHSKPLKLTVFSTTANYAGPQTGWFAKIIKDKFNIELDIVASNLTGGDTKISAMMASGNLGDIIVFGDDKNHYPNAIKGKLLLDWTRDGLLDKYGTDITKQFPKAVEKAKVAFGGGSAVYGIGNSVATNPSGPSEGKDMTWGPDLRWDLYQQTGAPEISTIEDYLPVLKKMQELEPKNEQGKKTYAFSLWSDWDGNYKMTLAKQFANMTGYDEIPDTALYVKADEEKYYDFISGDSWYMKSLKLYYEANQMGLLDPDSLTQKFDDVVAKYKDGRLLFSWFPWLGAANYNTPERTAEGKGFALVPFKDELMYSTGFNVYGGNGIIAIGAKAKEPARIMEFLNWMYTPEGAMISAGSGTAVPNGPQGLAWDIDSSGKPVVTDFGWKAYADQQNTKVPDEYGGGDYYYGSNQMNFSFIVPAMVNPQTSEPYDHNLWTTSLERNPTKLDSDWRAKMGVLTAKEYFEKNKRLAVAPQGFTGKAPLTMDKTLEQKNKQIGTVIQQISWKMVFAKNQAEYDKLNKEMHDKVNGLGYADVMDFSVKKAEELFEARKSVK from the coding sequence ATGAAATTTAAAAAGCTGCCGCTCATTCTGCTGAGCATGGTGCTGGTGCTGGCATCCTGCGGCGGAGGTAACGGAAACTCAGGCAAGACGAACACGGCAGAGAGCACCGGCAAGCCGGCGGCTCAAGCGACGGATGCTGCGGCTGGGTCCGCAGTGCCCAGTGACGGGGCGCTCGACCATTCCAAGCCGCTGAAGCTGACAGTATTCTCTACCACTGCCAACTATGCAGGGCCGCAGACCGGCTGGTTCGCCAAAATTATCAAAGACAAGTTCAACATCGAGCTGGACATTGTCGCCTCCAATTTAACCGGCGGGGACACCAAAATCTCCGCTATGATGGCCTCCGGCAATCTCGGCGATATCATTGTCTTCGGGGACGACAAGAACCATTATCCGAATGCGATCAAAGGCAAGCTGCTGCTGGACTGGACCCGGGATGGGCTGCTGGATAAATACGGTACGGATATCACGAAGCAGTTTCCGAAAGCCGTAGAGAAAGCAAAGGTTGCTTTTGGCGGGGGCAGCGCGGTGTACGGCATCGGGAACAGTGTTGCCACGAATCCCTCGGGACCTTCCGAAGGAAAAGATATGACTTGGGGACCGGATCTGCGCTGGGATCTGTATCAGCAAACCGGTGCTCCGGAAATCAGCACCATTGAGGATTATCTGCCGGTGCTGAAGAAGATGCAGGAGCTTGAACCCAAGAATGAGCAGGGGAAAAAAACCTATGCCTTCTCGCTCTGGTCCGACTGGGACGGCAACTATAAAATGACGCTGGCAAAGCAGTTCGCGAATATGACGGGCTATGACGAAATTCCCGACACAGCACTTTATGTCAAAGCGGACGAAGAGAAATATTATGATTTCATCTCCGGGGACAGCTGGTACATGAAATCGCTCAAGCTGTATTACGAGGCGAACCAGATGGGGCTGCTGGACCCCGACTCGCTGACGCAGAAATTTGATGATGTGGTGGCCAAGTATAAGGATGGCCGTCTGCTTTTCTCCTGGTTCCCGTGGCTGGGCGCTGCCAACTACAATACGCCGGAAAGAACAGCAGAAGGCAAGGGCTTCGCACTTGTACCGTTCAAGGATGAGCTGATGTATTCCACAGGCTTCAACGTTTACGGCGGGAATGGCATCATCGCGATCGGCGCGAAAGCCAAGGAGCCTGCGCGGATTATGGAATTCCTCAATTGGATGTATACGCCTGAAGGCGCGATGATCTCGGCAGGCAGCGGAACGGCGGTACCGAACGGACCGCAGGGGCTGGCCTGGGATATTGACAGCAGCGGCAAGCCGGTAGTTACCGATTTCGGTTGGAAGGCGTACGCGGATCAGCAGAACACGAAGGTTCCCGATGAATACGGAGGCGGCGACTATTACTATGGCTCGAATCAGATGAACTTTTCGTTTATTGTGCCCGCAATGGTGAATCCGCAGACCAGCGAGCCTTATGACCATAACTTATGGACAACATCATTGGAGCGCAACCCTACGAAGCTCGATAGCGACTGGAGAGCAAAGATGGGCGTGCTGACAGCGAAGGAATATTTTGAGAAAAATAAACGGCTTGCCGTTGCGCCTCAGGGCTTCACCGGTAAAGCACCGCTGACGATGGACAAAACGCTGGAGCAGAAGAATAAGCAGATTGGAACCGTGATTCAGCAGATTTCCTGGAAGATGGTTTTTGCCAAAAATCAGGCGGAATACGACAAGCTGAACAAAGAAATGCATGATAAAGTGAACGGACTCGGCTATGCCGATGTGATGGACTTCTCGGTCAAAAAAGCGGAAGAGCTGTTCGAAGCCCGCAAAAGTGTGAAGTAA
- a CDS encoding ABC transporter permease has protein sequence MGVPSGELLRGVEPVRPSRWKLQNKYKLFLLALPFLAVTFVFYYLPVSGWIYAFYDFIPGIPLSDTPYVGLKWFRTLVANPTQTGEVLRVLKNTVAMSSLGLVTSVFPVIFAILLTEIRAGWYRKFVQTLTTIPNFISWILVYALAFSLFSVDNGVVNHFLVQLGIVNEEFNFLASSSHVWLTMIAWYWWKSLGWGAILYLAAIAGIDQELYEAAEVDGASRFRKIWHITVPGIIPTFFVLLLLSIGNFVNNGMEQYFAFQNAMNKDAIEVLDLYVYNIAFANNFPFATAVSMLKSVVSVILLFAANTLSKVVRDESII, from the coding sequence ATGGGGGTACCTTCAGGCGAGCTGCTTCGCGGCGTGGAACCGGTCCGGCCATCCCGTTGGAAACTGCAGAACAAATACAAGCTGTTTCTTTTGGCGCTTCCTTTTCTTGCCGTGACCTTTGTGTTCTATTATTTGCCGGTCAGCGGGTGGATCTACGCCTTCTATGATTTCATCCCCGGCATTCCGCTGTCGGACACACCCTATGTCGGGCTGAAGTGGTTCCGCACCCTCGTTGCCAATCCCACGCAGACCGGGGAGGTGCTGCGCGTGCTGAAAAATACGGTGGCGATGAGTTCACTGGGGCTGGTCACCTCGGTTTTTCCGGTCATTTTTGCCATCCTGCTGACGGAGATACGGGCGGGCTGGTACCGGAAATTTGTGCAGACCCTGACGACGATTCCGAATTTTATCAGCTGGATTCTCGTTTATGCGCTGGCCTTTTCACTGTTTTCCGTGGATAACGGTGTTGTGAACCACTTTCTGGTGCAGCTGGGGATCGTGAATGAGGAATTCAATTTTCTGGCTTCCAGCTCTCATGTCTGGTTGACCATGATTGCCTGGTATTGGTGGAAATCCCTTGGCTGGGGTGCGATCCTGTACCTGGCGGCGATAGCCGGCATAGACCAGGAGCTGTATGAAGCGGCGGAAGTGGACGGGGCCAGCCGGTTCCGCAAAATCTGGCACATCACCGTTCCCGGCATCATCCCGACCTTCTTCGTGCTGCTGCTGCTCTCCATCGGCAATTTTGTCAATAACGGCATGGAGCAGTATTTTGCCTTCCAGAATGCGATGAACAAGGATGCGATAGAAGTGCTGGACCTGTATGTGTATAACATCGCTTTTGCCAACAATTTTCCGTTCGCCACGGCGGTCAGTATGCTGAAGTCGGTCGTCAGTGTCATCCTGCTGTTTGCGGCCAATACGCTGTCCAAGGTAGTGCGCGATGAGTCGATCATTTAA
- a CDS encoding sensor histidine kinase encodes MRILKRKALRQTPAGQSLRTTLVIYLLVGTLLPLLIVGIVSYTSIYSILSGKIGSGIRASLQQEALILENAIDNLDFASKQFALDGQIVEEMSSFLEEKQIYRKSRIMNSINQKINLVNFTNPYIGLTAYIMPGSDDPVLFTNMSTRRDFDLGRLPSFMRYNGADYYGPHETMYAVGDNVVFSERRIVRVNGRHELYIYLETNYSLLRKIFNPQAYGMQVNHLLVNQNNKDVHVIDGELPASVVEAARASKGPAHEVLDGYHLFRYESPQGWKLMAAVKKSVYSSEISSWFYKMILLALSTLLFAGMLAWLIWKRIYGPLRKVNLEIIRMAENVTAPVAFTNVAEFDFVLMNFQQMKDQVNELILAVARNEKQKSQFEIEKLLSQINPHFLHNTLNTVQWLARLNGQKEIDKLVTLLVKVLHYNLGKQSIIVTIGEEIEAIRNYMELQRIRYDYEFEFNVQADETVLGAAVPRFLLQPLVENSIYHGLNDNGRVDVIITAHGPGEVQLCVRDTGTGMDEARIAELLSDDGVTGRGLGIGFSYVMRMLRTYYGEQMTLQIHSAANEGTTVSIIIPIKGKEDFDD; translated from the coding sequence GTGCGGATACTCAAAAGGAAAGCGCTCCGGCAGACTCCGGCAGGCCAATCGCTGCGGACGACGCTGGTGATATATCTGCTCGTCGGAACGCTGCTCCCGCTGCTTATAGTCGGAATAGTATCCTATACATCGATTTATTCCATTCTTTCCGGCAAAATCGGCAGCGGCATCCGGGCAAGCCTGCAGCAGGAGGCGCTGATCCTGGAGAACGCCATCGATAATCTGGATTTTGCCTCGAAGCAGTTTGCGCTGGATGGTCAAATCGTGGAAGAGATGTCTTCCTTTCTGGAGGAGAAACAGATTTACCGCAAATCCCGGATCATGAATTCAATCAACCAGAAGATCAATCTCGTCAACTTCACCAATCCTTACATCGGCTTAACGGCATATATTATGCCAGGCAGCGATGACCCTGTTCTGTTCACTAATATGAGTACGCGGCGGGATTTCGATCTTGGCAGGCTTCCGTCCTTTATGCGCTACAACGGGGCTGATTATTACGGGCCGCACGAAACGATGTATGCGGTTGGCGACAATGTAGTTTTTTCGGAGCGGCGGATCGTCCGTGTGAACGGCCGGCATGAGCTGTACATCTATCTGGAGACGAATTACAGCCTGCTGCGCAAAATCTTCAATCCGCAGGCTTACGGGATGCAGGTGAATCATCTGCTGGTCAACCAGAATAACAAGGATGTTCATGTGATTGACGGTGAATTGCCTGCATCTGTTGTGGAAGCAGCCCGGGCAAGCAAGGGTCCTGCCCATGAGGTGCTGGATGGCTATCATCTGTTCCGCTACGAGAGTCCGCAGGGCTGGAAGCTTATGGCCGCGGTTAAGAAATCAGTATATAGCAGTGAAATCTCTTCCTGGTTCTACAAAATGATTTTGCTCGCCCTTTCGACTCTGCTGTTTGCCGGAATGCTGGCCTGGCTGATCTGGAAAAGGATCTACGGCCCTTTGCGCAAGGTGAACCTCGAAATTATCCGGATGGCGGAGAATGTAACGGCTCCGGTGGCTTTTACGAACGTTGCGGAGTTCGACTTCGTGCTGATGAACTTCCAGCAGATGAAGGATCAGGTCAATGAGCTGATTCTGGCTGTAGCCCGCAATGAGAAGCAGAAAAGCCAGTTCGAAATCGAGAAGCTGCTCAGTCAGATCAACCCCCATTTTCTGCATAACACACTGAATACGGTACAATGGCTGGCCCGCCTGAACGGCCAGAAGGAAATCGACAAGCTGGTGACGCTGCTGGTGAAGGTACTCCATTATAACCTCGGCAAGCAGAGTATTATTGTTACGATCGGGGAGGAGATTGAAGCGATACGCAATTATATGGAGCTGCAGCGCATCCGCTATGACTATGAATTTGAGTTCAACGTGCAGGCGGATGAGACAGTGCTGGGCGCAGCGGTCCCCCGGTTCCTGCTGCAGCCGCTGGTGGAAAACTCGATTTATCACGGCCTTAACGACAACGGCAGAGTGGATGTGATTATTACGGCGCATGGCCCCGGGGAAGTGCAGCTGTGTGTCAGGGATACCGGAACCGGCATGGATGAAGCCCGGATCGCAGAACTGCTCTCGGATGACGGGGTAACGGGGCGCGGGCTTGGAATCGGATTCTCATACGTCATGCGTATGCTGAGAACGTATTACGGAGAGCAGATGACACTGCAAATCCATAGCGCTGCAAATGAAGGAACCACCGTATCCATTATCATCCCCATAAAAGGCAAGGAGGACTTCGATGATTAA
- a CDS encoding MFS transporter yields the protein MSTMTATYQEDAAVQKKRWIILIVLNLFTFMSTLDGSIVNIALPVLVKQLHLPVAKVEWVTTGYLMAICSAVLFFGKLGDIAGKIRIFKIGTIIFVVGSLLCGLSASLPLLIASRVVQAIGASMTMANSQGIVTDIFPATERGKALGLIGTFVSLGSIAGPSLGGIIVSSLGWEYIFWVNVPIGLIAIVLGWKVLPKDLIRVKAKIDLPGSLLFAIFIVALFAGLLLGQQLGYGDSRIISALAAAAAAFMVFLIVELRRSQPLLQLSLFKNPLFSLSILCGFLVFVANFCFNIIAPFYAQNMLNLSPFYAGFLLMLFPISMVIVAPLSGALSDKIGSEFLTFAGLIVMVIAQFGLARLHDGSAVALVGVWIAMLGIGSGLFQSPNNSLVMSTVPRTQLGSAGSVNSLVRNVGMVVGITIATSILFNVMSSKAGYRVTDLIPGRPDVFLSGMHVVFMTSSAICLVSALLTGWRMISIKRAKKAKRAAA from the coding sequence ATGAGTACAATGACTGCTACTTATCAGGAGGATGCGGCGGTCCAGAAGAAACGCTGGATCATTCTGATCGTGCTGAATCTGTTCACCTTTATGTCCACGCTCGACGGAAGCATTGTGAACATTGCCCTGCCGGTACTCGTGAAGCAGCTCCACCTGCCGGTAGCGAAGGTGGAATGGGTCACGACAGGTTATTTGATGGCGATTTGCTCAGCCGTGCTGTTCTTCGGAAAGCTTGGGGATATCGCCGGTAAGATCCGGATTTTTAAAATCGGCACGATTATCTTCGTCGTCGGCTCGCTGCTCTGCGGCCTGAGCGCAAGCCTGCCGCTGCTGATTGCTTCGCGGGTCGTTCAGGCAATCGGCGCTTCGATGACCATGGCCAACAGCCAGGGAATTGTCACGGATATTTTTCCGGCCACTGAACGGGGCAAGGCGCTGGGACTGATCGGTACCTTTGTGTCGCTTGGCAGTATTGCCGGCCCCAGCCTGGGGGGGATAATCGTCTCTTCTTTGGGATGGGAATATATTTTCTGGGTGAACGTTCCGATTGGTCTGATCGCCATCGTGCTGGGGTGGAAGGTTCTGCCCAAGGATCTGATCCGGGTAAAAGCCAAGATTGACCTTCCCGGCAGCCTGCTGTTCGCCATATTTATAGTGGCCTTGTTTGCAGGCCTGCTGCTCGGACAGCAGCTCGGCTATGGAGACAGCCGGATTATCTCGGCGCTGGCGGCCGCAGCCGCAGCTTTTATGGTCTTTCTTATTGTAGAGCTGCGCCGGAGCCAGCCGCTATTGCAGCTGTCCCTGTTCAAGAATCCGTTATTTTCGCTCAGCATACTATGCGGTTTTCTGGTATTCGTAGCGAATTTCTGCTTTAACATCATCGCCCCGTTTTATGCGCAGAACATGCTGAACCTGTCGCCATTTTATGCAGGTTTTCTGCTCATGCTGTTTCCGATCTCCATGGTCATTGTCGCTCCGCTGAGCGGGGCATTGTCCGACAAAATCGGTTCGGAATTCCTTACCTTCGCCGGTCTGATTGTCATGGTGATCGCACAATTTGGTTTGGCCCGTCTGCATGATGGAAGTGCCGTCGCGCTGGTGGGCGTCTGGATTGCCATGCTGGGGATCGGCAGCGGGTTGTTCCAGTCGCCGAATAACTCACTGGTGATGTCCACCGTCCCGCGGACCCAGCTCGGCTCAGCGGGCAGCGTCAACTCGCTGGTCCGCAATGTGGGGATGGTTGTCGGCATCACCATTGCCACCTCTATACTGTTCAACGTAATGAGCAGCAAAGCCGGCTACCGGGTAACCGACCTTATCCCGGGTCGTCCGGATGTATTTCTCTCCGGCATGCATGTCGTGTTCATGACCTCTTCGGCTATCTGCCTGGTATCGGCGCTGCTGACAGGCTGGCGGATGATATCGATCAAAAGAGCAAAGAAGGCAAAGAGAGCCGCAGCCTGA
- a CDS encoding MarR family winged helix-turn-helix transcriptional regulator, with the protein MLNSNREPIGKLISQLYRQNQKFLVKELLPYGIGSGGQHIFLKLIVNRPGITQDQMTNEMKFDKATTARSVKKLEEAGYIERRTDPKDRRSSLLYPTPKAVKFAPVLQSILADLDSKLTFELTEEEADQLVALLQKVSKNSANL; encoded by the coding sequence ATGTTGAATTCAAATAGAGAACCCATCGGGAAGCTGATCTCCCAGCTTTATCGCCAGAATCAAAAGTTTCTGGTCAAAGAACTGCTGCCTTACGGTATCGGCAGCGGCGGACAGCACATCTTTTTGAAGCTGATTGTGAACCGTCCCGGCATTACCCAGGATCAAATGACTAATGAAATGAAATTCGATAAAGCCACAACTGCCCGCTCGGTGAAGAAGCTGGAGGAAGCCGGTTATATTGAGCGGAGAACCGATCCCAAGGACCGCCGCTCTTCCCTGCTGTATCCGACCCCCAAGGCGGTTAAGTTCGCTCCTGTCCTTCAGTCGATCCTGGCAGACTTAGACAGCAAGCTTACCTTCGAATTAACTGAAGAAGAAGCCGACCAGCTTGTTGCTTTGCTTCAAAAGGTCAGCAAAAATTCGGCCAATCTATGA
- a CDS encoding carbohydrate ABC transporter permease — protein MLKKLKPGDALFQGIIYVLFGVFTLSCIYPFYYLFINTISSNDLSAAGDIKFYPQQIHFDNYSKVLRISGLSHAALVSVYRTLAGTFLTVGASAFLGYLFTKKEMWGRQIWYRSVVVTMYFSAGLIPWYITMHNLHLTNNYLAYILPTIITPFNIILVKTFVEAVPPSLEESAAMDGAGVLRSFWSIIVPLTTPILATITIFSAVNQWNSFIDTAFLMTDTKYYTLQFLLWRYLNESSSLAALIRSSPDMAASVQNMQTPTSVRMTVTMIVVLPILIVYPFFQRFFVKGIMIGAVKG, from the coding sequence TTGCTAAAAAAGCTGAAGCCCGGCGATGCCCTGTTCCAGGGAATCATCTATGTGCTCTTCGGTGTGTTCACCCTGAGCTGCATCTACCCGTTCTATTACCTCTTCATCAATACCATCAGCTCGAATGATCTCAGCGCGGCGGGTGACATTAAGTTCTACCCCCAGCAGATCCATTTTGACAACTACTCGAAGGTGCTGCGGATCAGCGGACTCAGCCATGCGGCGCTGGTGTCTGTATATCGGACCCTAGCGGGCACCTTCCTCACCGTGGGCGCTTCAGCCTTTCTCGGCTATCTGTTCACGAAGAAGGAGATGTGGGGCCGGCAGATCTGGTACCGCAGTGTTGTCGTCACCATGTATTTCAGCGCAGGGCTGATTCCCTGGTACATCACCATGCACAATCTGCACTTGACCAACAATTATCTGGCCTATATTTTGCCGACAATCATTACTCCATTCAACATCATTCTCGTCAAAACCTTCGTGGAGGCTGTTCCGCCTTCACTGGAGGAGTCAGCAGCGATGGACGGGGCGGGTGTTCTGCGGTCCTTTTGGAGCATCATCGTCCCGCTGACTACTCCGATTCTGGCGACGATTACGATTTTTTCGGCAGTCAACCAGTGGAATTCCTTCATTGACACGGCATTTCTGATGACGGATACCAAATATTACACGCTGCAGTTCCTGCTCTGGCGGTATCTGAATGAGTCCAGCTCGCTGGCTGCACTCATCCGCAGCTCCCCGGATATGGCGGCCAGCGTGCAGAACATGCAGACACCGACCTCCGTCCGGATGACCGTAACGATGATCGTTGTGCTGCCGATTCTGATCGTGTATCCGTTTTTCCAGCGTTTTTTTGTTAAGGGCATTATGATCGGTGCCGTCAAAGGCTGA
- a CDS encoding response regulator transcription factor, whose amino-acid sequence MIKAVVVDDERLVRKGFISLIDWSSFGVVIVGEAGDGNAALTLLREQEADLLFVDLTMPGMSGFELIRQVRQRYPAIRCVVLTCHHEFDYVQEAMRLGAVDYIVKTLLEVENADETIRRLVERVKWEDSTRELLARGEGKVMAADLALLYLPQLPGGNEEELFRLSVTKNNPLIAFQNMWMTPLLSRYPDNETCRELQTVLGGGWQAALVSGLKNQLLQEAEEVLGKTVRHALFYYCGAEEPARLDFGGLKRIAGERLPAGEDMLSEAQNLRWTLDREAWEGFTAGVQQRQPAQEQISAFSHLLLHDWSGLLLKAEEAAQLKASAAGNLNWGQWKSWLRQFSGCAQQRMLELGLSKEVVFCLIRAVRYMRTHAGDKINQGDVAAEINMSRGYFSQCFARFAGETFGESLRGMRLELAKTLLLETYDPICEIAGRSGFEDDRYFSRLFREHVGKLPSEYRAEGMER is encoded by the coding sequence ATGATTAAAGCTGTTGTAGTCGATGATGAGCGTCTGGTGCGCAAAGGCTTCATCTCGCTGATTGACTGGTCGTCCTTCGGAGTGGTGATCGTCGGCGAGGCGGGAGACGGCAACGCGGCGCTTACGCTCCTCCGGGAGCAGGAAGCAGACCTGCTGTTTGTGGATCTGACCATGCCAGGCATGTCCGGTTTCGAGCTGATCCGGCAGGTCCGCCAGCGTTATCCGGCCATTCGCTGTGTTGTGCTGACCTGCCATCATGAGTTTGATTATGTGCAGGAGGCGATGCGTCTGGGAGCGGTTGATTATATTGTCAAAACATTGCTGGAAGTGGAGAACGCCGATGAGACCATCCGCCGCCTGGTCGAGCGGGTGAAATGGGAAGACAGCACCCGGGAGTTGCTGGCGCGTGGAGAAGGCAAGGTGATGGCTGCTGATCTCGCGCTGCTCTATCTTCCGCAGCTGCCGGGAGGCAATGAAGAAGAGCTGTTTCGGCTGTCGGTAACAAAAAATAATCCGCTGATTGCGTTTCAGAACATGTGGATGACGCCGCTGCTCAGCCGGTATCCGGACAACGAAACCTGCCGGGAACTCCAAACGGTGCTGGGCGGAGGCTGGCAAGCGGCGCTGGTGAGCGGACTGAAGAATCAGCTGCTTCAGGAGGCAGAGGAAGTGCTGGGCAAGACTGTCCGGCATGCGCTGTTTTATTACTGCGGGGCTGAGGAGCCGGCCAGGCTGGATTTTGGCGGGCTGAAACGAATAGCCGGGGAACGGCTGCCTGCAGGAGAAGATATGCTGTCAGAGGCGCAGAATCTGAGATGGACCCTGGACCGGGAGGCTTGGGAGGGGTTTACAGCCGGGGTGCAGCAGAGGCAGCCCGCGCAGGAACAGATTTCGGCCTTCAGCCACTTGCTGCTCCATGACTGGAGCGGACTGCTCCTGAAGGCTGAAGAAGCGGCACAGCTGAAAGCCTCTGCTGCCGGGAACCTGAACTGGGGCCAATGGAAAAGCTGGCTGCGGCAGTTTTCCGGGTGTGCCCAGCAGCGGATGCTTGAGCTGGGGCTCAGCAAAGAGGTAGTATTCTGCCTGATCCGTGCGGTGCGCTACATGAGGACCCATGCCGGAGACAAGATCAACCAGGGCGATGTCGCCGCCGAGATCAACATGAGCCGCGGCTACTTCAGCCAGTGCTTTGCCCGTTTTGCCGGTGAAACCTTCGGCGAGAGCCTCCGGGGCATGCGGCTGGAGCTGGCCAAGACTCTTCTGCTGGAAACTTATGATCCGATATGCGAAATCGCCGGCAGATCAGGCTTTGAGGATGACCGCTATTTCAGCAGGCTGTTCCGTGAACATGTCGGCAAGCTGCCAAGCGAATACCGTGCGGAGGGGATGGAGCGGTGA